In the genome of Chryseobacterium sp. 52, the window TCAGGTTAAGGTTCATCTCCATGGGTCTTCTGGATGTATTGTAACGGTCGTCATTCTGAGCTATGATCAAGCTTTGCAGGATGGTTCCCTGTGCCTCATCAGGATTGAAAGGGAAAATATTTCCGTTCTGATCTACATAATGGCTTGGTACGCCGTTCATTGGAGACAATTTTCTCATAGAATACCAGGAAAACTGAAATGATGATGAAAATACCAAATCCAGCTTTGGAATGTAGGTATCCAGCATCAGGTTGGTATTCAGTACTTCATTTGCTGAACCGGGTTCCATTCCTTCATACAGTCCGAGGTACGGATATGGTTTTCCGTTGATCAAAAGATCTCTACTTCTGTATACCGGCATGCTGTTGCCATATTTGGTACGGAACCACGCTCCGTTGACGGTAAATCGGGTATTGATGACAGGAATACGGTTGGAGGAATACTGAAATTCTACGCCTTCTTTATTAATCTTACTTCCATTGCGCTGAGTGGTATAGATGAGATTCTCATTAACTGTCTGATAAGGTAATGTACTGATATCCGGTGGTGAAGTGATTGCATCGTGATTGATGCCTGATGTATCATATTTTTTGTACTGATACCCCGCATACTGATTCATAGAACGGAAGGCATTGTTCATGTTTTCTTTAAAAACAGTTACTGATAATTGATGAAAACCTAAACTGAAATCCATCCTGACTTCAAATTTTTCATTTACGGCAGGTTCTATTTCAGGGTTCTGAGGAATATAAATCATGGTTTTATAATTGACCTTTCTGTAATTCGGATTGTTGTGGAAATAGTTCAGCTGCTGGACATCTTTGTAAAATAACTCGGGATACAATATGTTCAGATCAGGAAACAGACTTTGCTTTCCGTACCCAAGTGTTAAGGCAAGCTGCGCATTTTTATTCATCACCTCAAAGGCAGGAAGCTGCCACTGAAAATTGGCTCTTGGATCGGCATAGATCTTTCCGTTCATTTTAAATTCTGAAGGGAGATTCATCATTGAGTTTCCTCTGATTCCCAATGCCAGAGTCAGTTTATTCCTGCCCAGATCTGCTGTACTGACAGATTCCAGGAATAATGCAGCTGTACTGTAAGCAGGAACATCACGATAGGCACGGGGTCTGAATGTAGATTTAGGATCAATAGGTCTGTGTACATCAAACTGCTGTCCCTCGCCCCAGTTTTTGCTTAACTGCCAGTCGAAACCTGCATTAAATTCATTTTTAAATGTTTTATAATCAAGCTGAAAGTTATTGACCATTTTTACAAATACATCCAGAGGTTTACCATCTACCTGATAATCGGAAATGTATTGGGCTTGCGGATAGTAGCCATCATATTCTCCTTCTGTTCCGGATAAGGGAAAGGCTGTTGCATTTTCAAGCTGGATAAATTTGGTCTGTTTTATTTTGTCGAATCTCTGATTGGCTGTTACCTGAAGCTCTGTTGAACGGTAAAACGAAGGTTCGTTTCTGGTATAATTGAACGTATTGGATAAGCTGATCAGATGGTTGTTGACTTTATAGGAGTTCAGTTCGGATAGATCTACATCCGGATCAGATTTTGATCCGTCCAGAGAACCGGTATAGCTCAGGTGAGACTGCCATCTGAAGCTTCCTCCATCGTATTTTTTTTCTTTTACTACAGCCAGATTTGCTGTTATTCTTTTATAATTTTCCAGTCTGTCTCTTGGGTCAGATTTAGCATCCAGATAATCAAGGCCTGTATTGATTTTCAGATCACCTTCTTTATTTTCAAAACCTTTATTCAGGGCAAAAAGCTTGCTGTAACCATCTGCTTTAAATCTCGCATTCCATTTTGAATATCCTGATTTATTCGTAATCTTTACAATTCCTGAGGTCAGGTTTCCGTATACTACAGAAGGAATTCCACGCAGTATTTCAACACTTTCAATCTGATCTGTAGAGATACTTCTCATATCCACTCCACTTGTGATATTGAGTCTTCTTTTCAGGCCGTTATTGGTTTTATCTAAAAAATCGTAGGTGTACTGCAGATTAGCTCCCGAGTTCAATGGCGCCCCATCAACCAGAAAAGTCGTTCCCATAGAAGATGTATTATAATCACTTCCGGGATTTCCGGTTTCACGGAGATGGATTTTATTGACCTGATTCAAAACCGGATCACCAGACCTTCCACCGGGAAGAAGTTCTAACAGATCTGTGAAACTTGAAGGCTGCAGATGCTGCATTGCGCCTTGGTTTATAATGGATGAAGAGGTCAGTCCTTTTCCTTCTTTGGCGGTAATAACTACTTCTTCAATGCTGTTGATTTTCTCTTTGAAATCAATGGTAAATGTTTCTGCTTTGGTAACGGTTATTCTATTGGAATAGCCAAGATGATTATTTTTACGGATCTCTATTTGATAAGTTCCGGGAAAAGCCTGCAATATGGCCTCACCTTTATCATCTGTGAAAATTTTATATTGATTTTCATCCGATATCATCTGTATTTCTGAACCTCCTGGAGATTCAGGACGGTTGTCTTTTACTTCGAAAGTAAGGGTAACCCTTCTGTCCTGTGCACTGAATATAGTAGCGGTAAGAAGTAAGAAAAAGAAACTGAAAAATTGAAATCTGAAAGTAAATTTTGAATCATTGTGTAGCATCAGGCATTATTCTTCCGGCAAATTTAGGAGCCTCAGGAATGCACCACTAATTTTATTTAGAATAATTTAAAATAGTTGATAAAAATCATTTTTTCCCTATTAAAAAGTGAATTAATATTAAATTATAAAAGATGCAAAAGCTTTCGACTCTTATAATTTTATCATTTATTTCACTAAAAAGTCTTCAAAATTAATGAGGGATCGATTAACAGTCTGCCTTTTTTAACGCAAAATTTCTTTTTTTGATTTAAGGAAGATCAGAACAGTAAGAGAACTTTTCCTGTAGTCATTTTTCCATGAAAATTCTCCTCTTTACAGAAAGGATTTTACAGGCAATCATCTGAATGTTTTTCTTCAGACTTAAGTTTATTGATCAACGGATTGGCATACATGGCCAGAAAATGTTCTTTGGAAACCGGTTCAGACAGGTCGATACGCATTTCCAGTCTTCTTACAAACAACTGTTTTTCCTGCTCAGTATACTGTGAGGCGTAGGTATTGGTATTGTGAAGGAGATCGTAAGCAATAAATTTAGTTGGCCAAAGCTTGTAGTTCTTTATGATGGAGTCATCTATGATCTGCGCAACAGCCTGCAACTGTTTATTTTTGTTGTCAATATGAGCCGCAATATCATCCAGTTCAGTATTCAATACTTTTCCGGCGTGAATATGAATCCTTTTCTTTTGTCCCAATACGCCGCTGAGCATGGTATTAAAATCTTCATTTTCATCTTTAATATACTCTTCATCTCTGTGTTTTGCCAGAAGCTGAGGCATCTTTAAAGCATCTGTAGGGTCATATTCGTAGGAGATCGATATCGGGACAATTTGTAATGTTTTAAAATAATCCGTCAACGGCATATCTCCGGCTGCCATAGCAAGCATTTTTAAAACGCCCTGCTGGGTAGCATCGTTTCCGTCTTTTGTACGTCCTTCACGCTGTGCAATCCAAACGGAGCGGTTCTCGTGGTGTAAAAGCTGATCAATATATTCAGACATGGTCTGAGAGCTTTTGAGCTGCTCCCGAATCGGAAGTCCTCTCTGTACTAAAAAGTTACGGTTCAGCTTTGCAAGTACATGCAGAAATGTTTTCTGAACAAGATTATCACCAATCGCCGAAGAAGTCATAATATACCCTCCTTCCAAAAGGACAAGGTTAAGCAGCGAAGTATCTAAAACAATGTCTCTGTGATTGGAAATGAAAAGGTAAGGCGTATTTTTATCCAGCTGATCAAATCCCGAAGTCGTTAACCCTTCAGAGCTTTTCGCAAGGATCTGACGAATGGTATGGGCTATAAAATTGTGCTGAAAATCACTTGTAGAATGAATATTTTTAAACTGTTCTCTCCAAACCTGTTTATCAACATCCGGAAATGTAAAGCTCATCAGTGCTTTCATCATTGGATCACGGGCTACACCACGTAATGCTTCATTTACTTCATGATCATAGAAAGGCCTGATTTCATCGAACTTCGACATGCAACTATTTATAATTAATACTATTTTGCAAAAGAACAAAAATTTATCGAGGGTACCTTGGAATGTTTGTTAAAGTATTATGATTTACGTTTAAGTTTAGAAATCATAGTATTTTATTCATCAAGAAGTATTTCTATTTTGATGAAGGTCTGTCTCTAAAAAAGAAGCACGATCTTAATACATTACGTTTGCGGTGAATTTAGTTTCACACAAAGGTTGATTTTGATAATTCATGGTAAGAATACAAAGAGAAGAATCAACCTTTGATTGATTCAATTAAGTAAGCGTGTTATCGGTCTGTTTAATCAGTACTTTTTATCTTACTTTTTCCAAAAGATAGAGTTTAGCCCCTGAAAATGCCAGTTTAGGCATCACATTTCCTTCTAAAACCATTGTTTTATTGTTGACATCAATGACTGAAATGTAATTATTGGAATTGTATTCTATATAATTTTCCTTTTCTTTCGTCAGAGGGTTTTTCCCAAATTCCATAGAGTATTTCACCCAGTCTTCCTTTTCAGAACTGCAGTGTACCGGTTTGAATTTAGATTTTTTAGCCTTGAAAATAATCTGATCAAAACTTTCCGTACAGTCTGATGTAAAAGAACTTTCCGGATTCTGATCATTGGTAAAATCTTCAAAAGACCCCTTATACACCCCTACCACTTTCCAGGTACCATCCAAACGGTCTTCATCTATTTTCCCTTTGGCTTTGCTTACGGCCCAGCTAATTCCATTGACAGTACCTTTTACAGCTTTATAGCTTACGTTGACAGCTCCTTTTACGACTTTAGCGGCAGTAGATACAACGCATGAGTTTAAGATAAGAAGGGATGAGAGAAGGAGGATTGTTTTTTTCATTGTGTTTTTTTATAGGGTACGAAGGTAAGGATTTTGGTGGAAATTTTTATTGAGAATAATAAGAGAGCTAAATCATACAATCAGAAATACGTGAATTCAACTTGGATAAAAAACATAACCTCTATCAATAACTGATAAGGTAAAATAGATTACTTTATCTCAATATCAATGCCATTTCGAAGATGAAGAGTTATTAATTTATTCATAGTTTTTTTACTCCTGAATGAATCATATATCTACTGTTAAAAACATGTTCAATTTTTAACTACATAAAACCCCCTTGCTTATTTTCACTGTACATATCATTCATCTCTTTTACAGTTTTATTTATACTAGTTCCAACAACTTTTGTATTAATTTCACAAATCTAATAGAATACATAAATTTTTTTTTTATTGTTAGATTTTTTTTTGCGTTAAAATCAATAATGTATTTCCCAGATTTATATAATAGAATTATTATTTGATATAATTAAATAAAATACTTAAATAAAAACATTGAAATATAAATATTTCACGTCAAAAGAAATAAATATTGTAATATAGGCTTTGAAGTAGATAATTTAGTGAATATCTTTACATCTCCATTTTGAAAAAAAGGAGAAAAAATCACTAAAATTATTACAATGTCTGAAATCGCAAAAATTATCGATTCGATTAAGATTTTTAATCAAGAGAGGGATTGGGAACAATTTCATAACCCAAAAGATTTAGCAATAGCATTAAATATTGAAACCTCAGAATTATTGGAGCTCTTCCTATGGAAAAGAGATACTGATGTTGATGAAAATAAAGTAAAAGAAGAACTGGCAGATATATTCATGTATGCATTCAATATTGCTGATAAATTCAATCTTGACATAACTGCAATAGTTAATGAGAAACTTAAAAAAAATGCCTTAAAATACCCTGTCGAAAAATCAAAAGGTACGAGTAAAAAATATAAAGATCTATGAATGTACCTAACCGAAAGGTAATATACAGTGAATCTCAGTCCGATTTCTTTAATGATGTTTTATTGAACAAGGTAGCTGATAAAATGAGAGACAATCATAAAACTGTTCAAAATAACGAATTTAGAGCATGGGAAAACTCTTCCAAATCGATTAAAAACCTTATTGAGCTCAGTGGTATTACTGATGTATATATAACTTTTGAATATCTGGTTCCATATAGTCAAAAGAGAATAGACTGTCTTTTGTATGGGACTAATAAGAATAATAAAGGAGTAGTTATTCATATTGAACTGAAACAATGGGATAATGTTACTGCAACAAATATTGAAGGCAATTTTGTTGAAACATATACTGGGAAACCAAAAAATGTCGTTCCACACCCTTCTCAACAGGTTCAAGGGTATAATGAATATTTAATTGGTTTTGTTGAGGCTTTTGAAGAAAATCAGATAGGACTTTATGGATGTTCATACTGTCATAATTACACCCGTATTGACGGCGAAGGTCTATACGATCCTATATACAAAAAAATCCTTACTGACTACCCATTATATTCTAAGAATGATGTACAGAGATTAGCAGACACATTAAAAGAAAAATTAGCAAATGGTAATGGTTATGCCATATTTAACAAATTTATGCAAAGCCCTGTAAGGCCTTCAAAAAAACTACTCGAAAGCGCTTCTAAAATAATAGATGATTCCGAAAAATTTGCTTTGTTAAATGACCAAATTATAGCAAGAAATACAATTATATCAAAGATTAAAAAGGCTGATAAG includes:
- a CDS encoding TonB-dependent receptor plug domain-containing protein; its protein translation is MLHNDSKFTFRFQFFSFFFLLLTATIFSAQDRRVTLTFEVKDNRPESPGGSEIQMISDENQYKIFTDDKGEAILQAFPGTYQIEIRKNNHLGYSNRITVTKAETFTIDFKEKINSIEEVVITAKEGKGLTSSSIINQGAMQHLQPSSFTDLLELLPGGRSGDPVLNQVNKIHLRETGNPGSDYNTSSMGTTFLVDGAPLNSGANLQYTYDFLDKTNNGLKRRLNITSGVDMRSISTDQIESVEILRGIPSVVYGNLTSGIVKITNKSGYSKWNARFKADGYSKLFALNKGFENKEGDLKINTGLDYLDAKSDPRDRLENYKRITANLAVVKEKKYDGGSFRWQSHLSYTGSLDGSKSDPDVDLSELNSYKVNNHLISLSNTFNYTRNEPSFYRSTELQVTANQRFDKIKQTKFIQLENATAFPLSGTEGEYDGYYPQAQYISDYQVDGKPLDVFVKMVNNFQLDYKTFKNEFNAGFDWQLSKNWGEGQQFDVHRPIDPKSTFRPRAYRDVPAYSTAALFLESVSTADLGRNKLTLALGIRGNSMMNLPSEFKMNGKIYADPRANFQWQLPAFEVMNKNAQLALTLGYGKQSLFPDLNILYPELFYKDVQQLNYFHNNPNYRKVNYKTMIYIPQNPEIEPAVNEKFEVRMDFSLGFHQLSVTVFKENMNNAFRSMNQYAGYQYKKYDTSGINHDAITSPPDISTLPYQTVNENLIYTTQRNGSKINKEGVEFQYSSNRIPVINTRFTVNGAWFRTKYGNSMPVYRSRDLLINGKPYPYLGLYEGMEPGSANEVLNTNLMLDTYIPKLDLVFSSSFQFSWYSMRKLSPMNGVPSHYVDQNGNIFPFNPDEAQGTILQSLIIAQNDDRYNTSRRPMEMNLNLKVTKSFRNKAVVVSMFASRLFSYYAPYSVNGVTINRKGVQDPYFGMEINFNL
- a CDS encoding 1-acyl-sn-glycerol-3-phosphate acyltransferase, whose product is MSKFDEIRPFYDHEVNEALRGVARDPMMKALMSFTFPDVDKQVWREQFKNIHSTSDFQHNFIAHTIRQILAKSSEGLTTSGFDQLDKNTPYLFISNHRDIVLDTSLLNLVLLEGGYIMTSSAIGDNLVQKTFLHVLAKLNRNFLVQRGLPIREQLKSSQTMSEYIDQLLHHENRSVWIAQREGRTKDGNDATQQGVLKMLAMAAGDMPLTDYFKTLQIVPISISYEYDPTDALKMPQLLAKHRDEEYIKDENEDFNTMLSGVLGQKKRIHIHAGKVLNTELDDIAAHIDNKNKQLQAVAQIIDDSIIKNYKLWPTKFIAYDLLHNTNTYASQYTEQEKQLFVRRLEMRIDLSEPVSKEHFLAMYANPLINKLKSEEKHSDDCL
- a CDS encoding nucleotide pyrophosphohydrolase; this encodes MSEIAKIIDSIKIFNQERDWEQFHNPKDLAIALNIETSELLELFLWKRDTDVDENKVKEELADIFMYAFNIADKFNLDITAIVNEKLKKNALKYPVEKSKGTSKKYKDL